The proteins below come from a single Eptesicus fuscus isolate TK198812 chromosome 5, DD_ASM_mEF_20220401, whole genome shotgun sequence genomic window:
- the LOC103302520 gene encoding serpin A11, giving the protein MEPAWLWLLGAGILASAHGDKRPGLPQAPGGRLPEPAPAYHQITPTITSFALRVYKQLAAETPGNILFSPVSIASSLALLSLGAQADTSTQILQGMGFNLTETPQASIHRGFQSLIHALDLPSPKLELKVGHSLFLDKQLKPRQRFLDDIRELYGAFAFSVNLTDSATAWRQMNDYVRKQTYGQVADCLQEFSEDTPMVLLNYIFFKAKWKHPFHRYQTQKQESFFVNERPSLRVPMMHQKEMHRFLYDQERACTVLQVEHSGNALALLILPDPGRMQQVEAALQPETLRTWSQLLLPSLLDLHLPRFAISGTYNLEEILPHIGLSNVFNLGADLLGVPGRLNGTIFRVSHKAAMDMSERGTKAGAASGLLSQPRPLNVTWAPHARFNRPFLVLVWEVATQSLLLLGKVANPAAG; this is encoded by the exons ATGGAGCCGGCCTGGCTGTGGCTGCTGGGAGCGGGGATCCTGGCCTCCGCCCATGGAGACAAGCGTCCGGGGTTGCCTCAAGCCCCCGGGGGTCGGCTCCCAGAGCCAGCGCCCGCCTACCACCAAATCACACCCACCATCACCAGCTTTGCTTTGCGTGTGTACAAGCAGCTGGCAGCGGAAACCCCAGGAAACATCCTCTTCTCCCCGGTGAGCATCGCCAGCTCCCTGGCCCTGCTCTCTCTCGGGGCCCAGGCAGACACCTCGACCCAGATCCTGCAGGGCATGGGCTTTAACCTCACGGAGACCCCGCAGGCCAGCATCCACCGCGGCTTCCAGAGCCTCATCCACGCCCTTGACCTGCCCAGTCCCAAACTGGAGCTGAAAGTAGGCCACTCCCTGTTCCTGGACAAGCAGCTGAAGCCTCGGCAGCGCTTTTTGGACGACATCAGGGAGCTGTATGGAGCCTTCGCTTTCTCTGTTAACCTCACAGATTCTGCCACAGCCTGGAGGCAGATGAATGACTACGTGAGGAAGCAAACGTATGGGCAGGTGGCGGACTGCCTGCAGGAGTTCAGCGAGGACACGCCCATGGTTCTCCTGAACTACATCTTCTTCAAAG CCAAGTGGAAGCATCCTTTCCATCGCTACCAGACCCAGAAGCAGGAGAGCTTCTTCGTGAACGAGAGGCCCTCCCTCCGCGTCCCCATGATGCACCAGAAGGAAATGCACAGGTTCCTGTACGACCAGGAGCGGGCCTGCACGGTGCTGCAGGTCGAGCACAGCGGCAACGCGCTGGCCCTGCTCATCCTCCCGGACCCAGGGCGAATGCAGCAGGTGGAGGCCGCTCTGCAGCCCGAGACCTTGCGGACATGGAGccagctgctcctgcccag CCTGCTGGACTTGCACTTGCCAAGGTTTGCCATTTCTGGAACATATAACCTGGAAGAGATACTTCCCCACATCGGGCTCAGCAACGTTTTCAACTTAGGAGCCGACTTGCTGGGAGTCCCTGGGCGGCTGAATGGAACCATCTTCCGG GTGTCGCACAAGGCAGCCATGGACATGAGTGAGCGGGGAACCAAGGCCGGGGCTGCCTccggcctcctctcccagccccggccTCTGAACGTGACGTGGGCCCCCCACGCCCGTTTCAACAGGCCTTTCCTGGTGCTTGTCTGGGAGGTGGCCACCCAGAGCTTACTCCTCCTGGGAAAGGTCGCCAACCCGGCTGCAGGCTGA